CTGTGCAGGACAAGGACGCCAACACGTTTTATGTATCTATTGATGCTGGCCCTCATATTGCCAATACTTATGGTGAGAATGTAGTTTTTGTTATTGACAAGGCAAAGCTGAAGCCAGGTTTTGTAGGAGTATATAGTGCCGATCAACAGGCGGCTACTCCTCTTTATGATGCTACGTATGCCTACAGCTATAAGTCTGAAAATGGATCAAGTGCTAATCTGCATAATCTAAGAATGGGGCTACAAATGGTGGGCGAACTAAAAATTGAGAGCTATGATGCCCTACGCAAGGCAATCAGTGGTTCGTATCGTCTTTTTATGCGCCTTGATACCGATCCTTTAAAGTTTACGCGTATCATGGAGCCAGAGGATAAATGTGAATTAACCGTATCTGGAACCTTTTTGAATGTTAAGATAAAACAGAACTAATTGCTTACGGAACACTCGCAATGAATGCCGGAGTTTATTCCGGCATTTTTTATTTTTAGTAATATATAGACATTTCCTATGTGCTTCTCCTCAATTCATGCGGCTCTATTGATAGGGTGGCAAGCTTTGTATTACATTAGTGGCACATAGCCATTTATGAATACTTCGCTTTTTGAACGACTCCATGCCGAAGAACTGGTTTCCGATCCATCACTGGAAAGGGTGCGAGCACAGGCGCGCAATCCGCTCTTTTCGGTCCATTATGAGTTAAAGACCATTCTTTACCTGGGCGTTCTGTTACTGAGTTCTGGTTTGGGAATTTTGATTTATAAGAACATCGATACTATTGGCCACCTGGCGGTGATCCTGTTCATTATGCTGGTGAGCACCGGCTGTTTTACGTACTGCTTAAAACAAAAGCGGCCCTTCTCATTAGGGAAAGTAGAAGCTCCTAATCCTTTCTTTGATTATGTGCTGCTATTAGGCTGCTTAACGTTTATTACACTTATAGGATACACACAGGTGCAATACACCGTTTTTGGTGAGCGCTTTGGGCTGCTCTTTTTTATACCCATGGTGGTGCTGTTCTTTTCGGCCTATTATTTTGATCACCTGGGTGTGTTAACTATGGCCATTACCAACCTGGCGGCCTGGTGTGGAATTACAGTAACACCCGATAAGATTCTTCGTGAGAATGATTTTGAAAACGGTACTGTCATCATTACTGGATTATTATTAGGCGCATTCTTAGAAGCGGTAGCGTACTTCACTAAGCGATTTCGCATCAAGGCCCATTTTGGTTTTACCTATTTCAACTTTGCCGCTCACTTATTGTTTATCTCTTGCCTGGCGGCCATGTTTGAGTTTGGTGACATTTATGTTGTATGGTTCCTGGTGCTGATGGGCATTACATGGTATTTCTATCGCAAGGCTATACAGGAGCGTTCTTTTTATTTCATGCTGATTCTAACCTTGTATGCTTACATAGGGATTAGTTATATGGTCTTACGCTTCTTGCTAAATATTGACTTCTCAGACGCTGTCATATACATGGCTATTCTTTATTTCATTAGTTCGGCTATTGGATTGATTCTATTTCTTATTAACATGAACAGAAAAATTAAAGCCCTATGATAGCCTATTCTAAAACCTGGTTAGATAACCTTGATATACACAATGAAGCAGACAAAGCCTTTAGCCACCAGTGCATTTTGGAGGAGGAACAGGTAGCTATAAAGCAGCATTTTCCGGTAGGCTTTTACAGTCCAAACTTTTTTATCAGAATAGGTTTGTTCATCCTGACGGCAGTAATAGCCAGCTTTAGTTTGGGATTGTTTTTTATGATCACGCTTTCCAGTACAGGCGATCATTCCTTTGGCTTATTCACCTTCTTTACATTTTTATCCTATGGGGCATTAGAGTTTTTTGTTCGGGAAAACCGTCATTATCGTTCTGGAGTTGATGATGCTTTATTATGGGCAACAGTGAGCAGTTTTATTGCTGCATTGAACTGTATCAATGGATTGCATATAGTAGCATATACCTTGTTGGTGTTTTTATTATCAGGCTACCTGGCACTACGCTTTGCCGATGCTTTGGTGAGTGCGCTAGCTTGTATTTCATGGTTAGGGCTTCTATTCTATGCTTATTTAGAACTGGGTGCCATAGCCAAGCTTACCATGCCCTTTGTAATGATGGCAGCAGCGGCGATGCTCTACTTTTTTTCGCTACGGATTGCTAGAGCAGCAGAAGCCAAATACTACAAGCTTTGTTTACTGGTAGTAAAGGTGGTGGCCTTACTTAGCTTTTATGTGGCGGGTAATTATTTTGTAGTACGTGAGTTGGGCAATTCTATGTTTGATCTTCATTTGAAAGAAGGCGAGAGTATTCCTCTGGATTGGTTGTTCTGGGCCTTGACAGTAAGCGTTCCCCTGCTGTACTTATGGCGAGGTGTGCAGAAGAAAGATGCTGTGTTCTTGCGAGTGGGATTGTTGCTGATAGCTGCTATAGTTTTTACAATCCGTTACTACTATAATGTCATGCCATTAGAGATTGTAATGATACTGGGCGGCATGGTGATGATTACCCTTGCGTATGTGCTGATCCGCTACCTGCAACAGCCACGTAATGGATTTACGTATAAGGAAGAAAAAGACGCATCGCCTATCAATAAGCTTCAGATAGAGGCACTGATTATTAATCAAACATTCAGTACGCCGCAGGTGGCGGAAACTACGGGTACCGAATTTGGTGGCGGTAGTGGAGGCGGCGCGGGAGCTGGAGGGGAGTATTGATGGAGCGCTGGTCTATTTTAATTTTGGTTGCTGTACTTAAGTTATCCTTATGGAAATCTATGATTTTCTCTTCCCCGACGAGTCTCACTTCCTGGCTTTTGTGTAGCAGGCGTGGACTCGGCGGCTGTGCAATCTTCCTCTTTTAACGGTTATGCTATACCGAGAAACCCACCAGTCTATGTAGGGCTATAAATAGGTGCCGCAGTCAACCACTTAGATTGTCGCATTTCCACCGCAATACAGCAAGCATTGTCAGCGAGATTTGTATCTTAACAGAACCAATTAAAAGAAGCTTTTTAAAGAATAGATTATAACAGGAGGTGAAATATGATGAGAAAAATAATTGTTTTATCATTTATTACGTTAGACGGCGTTATGCAAGCGCCGGGTGGGCCTGAGGAAGATCCATCTGGAGGTTTTGAATATGGCGGTTGGACAGCACCTTATGCTGATGAAGTTTCTGGTAAGGTTATGGAAAAGCTGATGACACCTGCAGATCTTCTGTTGGGCAGAAAAACATTTGATATTTGGGAGAACTTCTGGCCAGAGCATGCTGACAGTTGGCCAGGTATCAATGATGTTACGAAATACGTTTTGTCCACAACCCGGAAAAACTCCGATTGGAATGCCTGCGTTTTTCTCAATAGCCTGGCAGCTATTGAAAAGCTAAAAAACGCTGAAGGCCCTGACCTTAAAGTTTGGGGCAGTAGTAAGCTTGTTCAATTGCTTTTGAAGAATGACTTGGTGGATGAACTATGGCTCATGATTCACCCTGTGACGCTGGGCAAAGGGAAGAAGTTGTTCGATGGTGACGCCATTCCAGCAGCATTTACATTAGAAGAAAGTACCGTTACACCAAGTGGTGTTATAATAGTCAATTATAAGCGCGCAGGAAAAGTGGAGACAGGTACTGTGGGAGCTTAAGGAGAAAAAGTTATTCTATTCTGCTGTGTCTTCTTTGCCTCGCCATTGTGTATAGAGAGGGATAAGGATTTATTATTCAGGATACCATCGCAAGCGCCGTGCCCCTTCTGGCGCGCGATAGCTAAGCTGAGGAGATAAGCTTAGCCTTTAATCTAATATCGGTACTTGTATGTTTACAATCAGGCATATTCTTATTTTATTTATATTTCTTACTATTGGGTGTAATGAAGACAAGCAGATTTATACGGTAAAAGATCACAGCAACTTAAAAGCAGATATTCCTTTTAACTACCAAAATAATCAAGACGTATTTCAAGCACTTGCCAAAGAAGTTTCTTCATTTAAACTTATCCGGTCAATGGAGTTCTTGGGTGGTAAAGGAATGATTGGACCAATCAGGGTTTACTGTGCGACCATTGGTCGTGACTCAGGTTATACCATTGGCGTTAACCAAATTAAAGATCCGCTAAGTGATTCAGGCTTACAGGCTGTACTTCGCAAGGAAGGAATTTCTAGGTCGGCGATAACAACTATTAAAAGGCGTTTAGACCAAGTTAATTGTAACAGTTTCTTTTCCTTTCAAACAGTCAACATTAATACCGGGACACCATACATTCATATTGAGTTTAGGTACAATGATTGGGATGGGGTACATCGCTATTACTATAAGTTATTCGATAAAAAGCTTGAGCAAGACATGGTAAGGTTCTTTGATAGGAAGAACACTCAGTTAGGAAATTATTATAACCTCGGTACTGTGTTAGATACCAATGCTGTGTGGCTCATGCCGACTGATTAATGCGTCTCCTTCATTACTATACAGCATTTATAACCTAATATGATCATAGCGTTTATACTTCTCCACTAATCGTTTCCCCAACACTAGAAAAGGCAGTTCTATATACTGATAACTAACGGCGCTTATGAGTGTTGTTCCTATAAAAGTGCATGCCAGTATATAGATGAGACTCAAGGTATAATTGTTAGAAAACAGGGTGCAAAAAACGAGCAGGAACGGAATGTGTAAAAGATAAAAGCTATAAGACCATTTACCAAAAAGATGCAATGGTTTGCTGGAAAATAAATTGGCTATTCTGCTAGGTTGCAACAGCATAAGTATAAATATAGAAGCACCCATTCCGACCATATAAAGTATAATGACTCCTCTATGCGACTCCAGGTGAAATAAATAACGAGTGGAATACAGGACGACAGCAATGCCAATCAGTATCAGTGGAGGAAATCGTTGAATAAAGGATAAGAGGTTGTCTTTATACTTCGCCAATAAGATGCCCATGTAAAACAGACCAAAAAGAGTGCCGGAGTTGATGCCATTTTTAAAGATCAATACCAGTAGTAGCAATATGTTTAATGGGGCGTTTAGCTTTCTTGCTATCAAAACAAAGAACGGGAGCAATAACGACATTTTCATTTCAACCACCAACGACCAGAATACAGGGTTAACAATGCGCAGGTTAAAGGGTATAATACCTAAGCCAAATGTTTTACGGATCTCTTTGAAGCTGTATCGGATATCCCATGTCCATAAGCTTTTTATCCAGCCAGAGAAGGGGTGCATAGCTGCCGCATTAAATAGATACTGCTGAAAGAACAAGGCAAGAATAATAGAGAATGCAAACGCAGGATATATTCTGGATACGCGTTTTACATAAAACGATAGCAGCGGTAAAGGGCGCTCTTTGTTAATGTAGGGTAGCGCCAATACAAAGCCACTTAGAACAAAAAAAAGAAGTACGGCTGAAGAAGCATTGCATAGCATGGCAATTGGCGACTTGCGGATTGCCTGAATCAATGGGTTGTCTTCATTGCAGGTGCCCAAAAAATGACCTAGGAAAACACTAAGCGCAGCCAGCCCTCTAAGGCTGTCCAACGCAGGATAATGTGCAGGAAAACGTATAGAGGAACCTGTTTTTAATAGGGAGGCAGATCTTGGCGGTGCAATCGTAATGGGCATATAGTAAATATATTATAATTACGAGATCATCCATAGCGCTTATAGGAGTTGATACAAGTGAAACAATTACTTGCTTTTATTGGTTTGTTGTGAACTTGTGAAAAGAGGTGTAAGCTTTTGTGTTCGAATGCTAAAGCCTTAGAGAGTTATGTATATTAGCGTTAGTCGTTTTCTGTGTTAACAATGTAATACTTCAACTAGTGAAACAAACTGCTTTATTTCTATTTCAATTCTTGTTGCTACATTTCTCATTCGGGCAATCGCAAGATAGTTGGGTTCGTTTCTACGACACAGCAAGTGAAAAGTCGGGCTACAAAGATTTAAAAGGCAATATAAAAATACCTGCAACGTTTGACGGACTTACCAAAGCAGATACCTTCTATCACATCATAGCTGTTAATGAAATGGCGGGTGATACTTACAAGTCGTATTATCTATTAAAGGATGGAAGAAAAGTAGGGCAGGACAGCGTATATGTGTTTGATTTTATGTTTGACTGCGAAAGTGAAGGCAAAATCATTTTCTACGACAGGAAAAAAGATCGGGTAGGCTTCTTAAACCAGGATGGAGTGGCAATCATTCCTGCTGTTTACAATTATGTTTCTCCATTTCGAAATGGTCTTGCTATTGCACATCGAAATGCCAAAAGAAAATGTTGGGATAAAGGTGGCGATACAACTAATTGTGAGCATTTAGGCTGGGAAGGTGGCGAGTCGATCTTAATCAATGATAAGAATGAAATTCTTGTTGACAGTTTTGCTATTGATTTAAGCAGTATTGATTGGTATTCTAGAAAAATAAATGACCCGTCAGTCGATACATCTCTTTACATCAGTATTAAGGGGCGAGGGAACACGACCTATTCATTTGTTGACTATGATAAAGAATTTAAGAAGTGGTTTTATAATACATTCCTTTCCACTGTAAGATCAAAAAACAAGGCGTTGAGTAAATTACTTTTTGATGAAGTAACGTATTGGTCTGGGAAGAAGGGGTGGACAAGTATAGGAAGAACTGAGTTTCTAAAAACATTTCCCGCAGTATTGACGGCGCAACGATTTGAAGCAGGTAAGCTTAAAGAGATTTCATTAAGTCAGGATATGTTCAATGACCTCATTTTTGACAAAAGCATTTATAAAAAATACTTGAATGCCTGCGGTGCACATAATAAAGACCAATATCCTTTGTATAACGTGATGTTAACGTATTACAAAAAGCGATTAAAACCACTTACAGCTATTGAATCAGGTTTTTTGAGAAACTATGAAATAGACTACCAGGAGCATTTTGAGTTTCTACGAACAGAAAACGGCTATAAATTATTAAGTGTGTCCCTAAAGAAATGAGCGGTAGTCGAGATGTAATTTCTTTTATTCTAGTCGTACCTCATCTGCATTGTGATTAGTGATTACAAGAGACAGGTTAGCGTCCACAGTCAGGCAGTCTATAGTGACAGGCTTAGGTACTTGCAGACGGCCATTTGGCTTCACTTTCCATTGGGAGAGGTAGCGAGCTTGTTTAGCTTTAGTTGTTCTGTGCTTGCTACTATTTAGTGGTTGCAGTATAGGTGTAGCTGGTTCTGCTTTTGACGTGGCAGTTATTGTAGGTTTAGTCGCTAGCGTAGTAGCTGGATTTGGTTGCAGCGTTTGGCCGTGGGTTAGGAGCCGTTCTTGTA
This genomic interval from Flavisolibacter tropicus contains the following:
- a CDS encoding DUF2157 domain-containing protein — protein: MNTSLFERLHAEELVSDPSLERVRAQARNPLFSVHYELKTILYLGVLLLSSGLGILIYKNIDTIGHLAVILFIMLVSTGCFTYCLKQKRPFSLGKVEAPNPFFDYVLLLGCLTFITLIGYTQVQYTVFGERFGLLFFIPMVVLFFSAYYFDHLGVLTMAITNLAAWCGITVTPDKILRENDFENGTVIITGLLLGAFLEAVAYFTKRFRIKAHFGFTYFNFAAHLLFISCLAAMFEFGDIYVVWFLVLMGITWYFYRKAIQERSFYFMLILTLYAYIGISYMVLRFLLNIDFSDAVIYMAILYFISSAIGLILFLINMNRKIKAL
- a CDS encoding WG repeat-containing protein — translated: MKQTALFLFQFLLLHFSFGQSQDSWVRFYDTASEKSGYKDLKGNIKIPATFDGLTKADTFYHIIAVNEMAGDTYKSYYLLKDGRKVGQDSVYVFDFMFDCESEGKIIFYDRKKDRVGFLNQDGVAIIPAVYNYVSPFRNGLAIAHRNAKRKCWDKGGDTTNCEHLGWEGGESILINDKNEILVDSFAIDLSSIDWYSRKINDPSVDTSLYISIKGRGNTTYSFVDYDKEFKKWFYNTFLSTVRSKNKALSKLLFDEVTYWSGKKGWTSIGRTEFLKTFPAVLTAQRFEAGKLKEISLSQDMFNDLIFDKSIYKKYLNACGAHNKDQYPLYNVMLTYYKKRLKPLTAIESGFLRNYEIDYQEHFEFLRTENGYKLLSVSLKK
- a CDS encoding dihydrofolate reductase family protein produces the protein MMRKIIVLSFITLDGVMQAPGGPEEDPSGGFEYGGWTAPYADEVSGKVMEKLMTPADLLLGRKTFDIWENFWPEHADSWPGINDVTKYVLSTTRKNSDWNACVFLNSLAAIEKLKNAEGPDLKVWGSSKLVQLLLKNDLVDELWLMIHPVTLGKGKKLFDGDAIPAAFTLEESTVTPSGVIIVNYKRAGKVETGTVGA
- a CDS encoding acyltransferase family protein, which gives rise to MPITIAPPRSASLLKTGSSIRFPAHYPALDSLRGLAALSVFLGHFLGTCNEDNPLIQAIRKSPIAMLCNASSAVLLFFVLSGFVLALPYINKERPLPLLSFYVKRVSRIYPAFAFSIILALFFQQYLFNAAAMHPFSGWIKSLWTWDIRYSFKEIRKTFGLGIIPFNLRIVNPVFWSLVVEMKMSLLLPFFVLIARKLNAPLNILLLLVLIFKNGINSGTLFGLFYMGILLAKYKDNLLSFIQRFPPLILIGIAVVLYSTRYLFHLESHRGVIILYMVGMGASIFILMLLQPSRIANLFSSKPLHLFGKWSYSFYLLHIPFLLVFCTLFSNNYTLSLIYILACTFIGTTLISAVSYQYIELPFLVLGKRLVEKYKRYDHIRL